GTTTTTGTGTTAACTGATAGAGGCGAAGGTTTAGTGTCTTAATTTTAGTCTGTTGATATCTGTAAATATTTAGAACGTTTAATTTCCACTCCTAAATGTGGTTTTCATGAGTGTAGTGTGTACTGAGTTATTTGTGTTATTAAACGTTAAGTAGATGATGTTCGCTGCTACAGTGAACAAGATGAATTCAATTTCCTTTGCTCTGTGCTGGTCTAATCAACCAAACAATTTCTTGATCCAGGTTCCACTATATGTGGCAACAAAGATGGCATCCATTAGGAGATCTTCCTTCTTCGTTCCGTCAACAGATGGTTATGCCCGGGCAGGTCTGCGTTGGATAGGCTATGAACCTCGTTGCACACCGTACTGGCCTCATTCTCTTCTTTGGGGTTTGCTATGTGCATTGCCAGAATCCATTGTTGATGGATGGCGACTCCGCTATTGCCTTGGGATTCGAAAGAAAGGGCAGCTGAAGGATTCTAGGAAGAAGGAATAAACAGTACTCCTTTGTATTAATGGAGTCAGCCTAGCTGGTCATTATATGTTGTTCACTTTGTGGTTTTGAACACATGGAATTCAATCTTTTCTTCCATCATCATTCTTACAttttcttttggcatttttcaCCGAAAACAACATTTTCTGATTGGCATTTGCCTTGAACATTAACATGCTTATTCTTGAACTTCATTTTTCATGGGGTCCATTGGTTTTCTCAAGAACATGGTTCAAGCAGTGTGAAATCCACTATTCCTCCAAGAACTCCACCTGCGTAAGACATGCTGAGCTTATGTAAAGCATGAACAGTGCGTAAATTGAAGAGTTCAATCTTTAATATCAAAATACTATTAGAACAACCTGAAATTCATGCATTTTACATGTCTCCATCATTGTTCATGCAATTTAGAACAGCTACAAGTCTTTAGTTGAAACCGGAAGTATCATGCTCTTCTGCAGGCCTCGTATTGATTGAGAAGCTTCATATTTGTTTGCTTGTATTGTGCACTGAATGCTTTTGGCAATCACTGTCTTGCGGATCAATTTATTCGGCCATGGTCTAGTGTAAAATATTTAGCAAAATGAATACACTTCATTAATTAAGCAAGCAAAGAGAAGTACAATTTTTCTTAAaagtattaataaataaatgaattaaaaataaaagggaaaatttaaatattccaCAAATTATTTTCTCTAAAAATTAGTTCATCTTTTCAAATAAAAAggatgaaataataataatgacaaATACatggactaaaaagtaatttacctTTAATCTCAGGTAGAATTGCAACTCACGTTGCAAAAGCAGTCGTTCCAATCCGATGTCGTctggaatttaatttaatttagttgaGTTTCTCTTCCCCCTTACCGTCTAGCCGCCATGGGAATGTGAAGAAAGATAACCGCAGAACATCTCCGCAGCTACACAAACTGCACGCTATACGCTAAACCTAAAAAACCCTGACACTAATCTTTCTTTCACCATACACTCAGTGATGATCCCATTCATATCAATGGTGAAACCAAGCTCAGCCACCAACTCCGATGATACGACGTACCACACCGTGTTCATAGACACCGACCTCGACACTCACTTGGCCATGATCGTCTCCAGCACCGACACTGTTTCCGATCTCAAGCGTAATCAATCATCCTTTCTATTCCCatgatattttgaaattttagccCATTGAACATCTCATAAAGCTTCACTTCGTATAGAAATTTTCTGTATTACTTCCAGTACAATGCCTAAGCAAATACCGTAAATATTTCCAAGTTTATTATATCGATGATGTGTTTATGCTTTTTAACTTGCAGAGAAGATAATGCTTCAACATGCCCAGTGCTTTCCTCAAATTGGAGATATTCAAATCCTAGCTTTAAAGGTAATTAGACTTTTGTTGCGCTTAGCGATTGTGCTTGACTGGgttcatatatattatttttataatttttttatatatattttctaaacATCAGGTGAAGCGGAGAGGGTGCTATTATCATTTATCTGATTCTATGTTGGTGAAAAGTGCTTTTCATGGGATTAATAAAACTTGGTTCATTAGTGTTGCCGCGTCTAGTGTAAACAAGCATGATAACAATCAGCATTTTCTTATTCCGGATTGTAACAACATGGTTGTTTGCTATGGTATCTCTTGCAACGGTTCTGTTCATGGGGTTAATCTTCTTCATGATGGTTATCCTAGAAAGTTGTCCAGTGTTATTGATAAACAGCATCTGGAAATCCCTGTTGCTGCCAGGTTGATTTTGGATGTTGCTGGGAATGGGGAAGATGCTAGAAAGGATTTGGAGATAAGAGTTGAACAGATGGGTGACAATCATGGCATAGCTAAATCTGTGGACATCAACAATGGGTCAGATTCTCATACATTGGAGAAAGTTGATCAATGTGATAATGAAAATGAAATTCAGAAAACACCAATCGGAGGCAGCAAAACCAGCTCCAGGACTGGTATTGAAGATGTGCCGGGGAGCTTACTGCTAGAAGGTGCTTTAGAAACTGGACATCATGCAAAGAAAAAACCTAAAGGTAAAAGCAAAAGTAAGCATCCTATATATGACCTGGCTTTAAAGGAGGATATTTCATTACCCGAATCTGGTAAAAATGAATCACAGCCAGAGACAGTGGTGCCACAAAGTTTTCTGGAAAATACAGTTGGAACAAGAAACAAGAATAGTATTGAGGAGCCAAGCATGGTTTCATATTCTGATGCCAATAGGGGGATGGATTCTATAATGCAGGGGACAACTGTTTTGAGTGAGGAGACTAGAATGCTAGGGAGACATGACGGAAGCATTTATGATAAATCAAGGAGAAATTGCAATGATGTGCAATGTTTTAAATTAGTGGAAGATGCTTCACAATCAAAGCCAGCAGCTAAGAAAAAGCGTAAAAATGAAGAGGGAAAAAAAGGTGAAGATTTACTGAAAGATGATCAAACTCTAATCTCTGATTCTAATAAAAAGATGTTGGAGAATCCCACAGTCTCTCAGCAATTTCTGTTTgacaaaatgaaaaatataaatgccCGTTTAGATGGTTCTTCTACTGACACTCCTGAGGTTGTCCATTTGCAATCAGTAGATCCAACCAATgagaagaggaaaaagaaaaagaaatcatCAAATACTCTTAATCAAAAAATTGCTGCTCCTTCTGGGACAAATGTTGGGGAAGAAAATCGTGGGGATCTGAGGGATTTGTGTGAAGAATTTAAAGCAGAATTTTTCAGTGGACAACACATCCAGAGTCCATTAATTTCTGAGCATGGTGGAGTCTCTCTGACAGAAAAGGATGGGAATCCTCTCCAAGAAGCAAACACAACACTTTCTTCCCAAGGTGAGGGCTGTGGATTGTATGCATGTGCGCATTTGTTCAGCTTTTCACTTCTTATTTCAGTGTtttcttctttcctttcccCAGTGATCTCAAAGAAACGAAGTATGTTGAGAAAACATCTGTGGCTGACATTCTTGTGATCTTTTGTAGAATTTGATGGAAGCAACAGAGCAGCTGGCAGTGTGAAAGACAGAAATATTGAAACTGTAGGTCCTTCAAAATCAtcgaagaaaagaaagaagaccaAAAAAGCAAAGGACACATTGAGTGGAACACCATCCACATCTGTTACAGAACAGGTTAAAGGTTCTGATATTGGCACATCTCCAACTAAGCCTCATAAAGCTGCTGATGGAGATCACTCTGGTGACAATATTAATAAGCAGGAAAGTGATATATCTCCGAAGGACAGGAAAGAAGTATCAATTGCGCCTCATAAAGCTGACAATGGAGATCACTTTGGTGCTAATGTTAATATGCAGGAAATCAATATAAATCCAGAGGATAGGAAAGAAGTATCAGGAATGGACACAATTAGTACTTCTTTTTTGGCTACTGATAAGGAAATTGATAATGTAATCCAAAATGTGGTGGAATCAGTGCAACAGATTAGAAAAGGCCAAGTGGACTCTCAACTTATGGATGGGACATCAAGAAAGACAACTAGGAAGAAGCGGAGTTCATATAAAAAGAAGTCTGCAGAATCTGAAAAAGTAAATGAGAATGTTGGTGATAAACCTGCACCAGCTGATAACATAGGAGAGGTAGCTGAGGTGATGAAACAAGCTAAATTGGCGAATGCAGATTCCACAATTCAATTACATGGATCAAATTTGGAGGGTGAAAAAGAAATTACATTTGACAATGATCCTCACAGCCCTCAATCTTCCCAAGTTAAACCACATAGACTGGAAAGAAATCGTGAGGGAAGTTGTGTCAAAGCTGTTGTCCATGTGAATCCCTCTGATAGTGGCCATACAAAGGGAAATACTGATGCTAAGGAAGTTTCCTGTGAAAGTAACGGGATTGACTTTAATGATTATTTTTTGCCTAGCCAAAATAGCCACAAGAATGGTGATTCTGCTGAGGTTCTTGTTGATAAAGCGACTGAAACAAGGAGAGTAGATGGTAAGATGAAAGTTAAGGTGGACAAAAGTAAGCATGATGCACATTATCATGGTCCTTCACCTGACATGCACAGTTCGCAGAGGTTAAATGAGAACCATGCAGTTGGAGTGAACACTCAAGGTGACAACTCTAGTACTGGAGAGCTTCTGAGTTCAGTGTCAAATACGAAGTCCGAAAATGTCGTGCTTCAACCGAACGAGGAACCTTTGAATGCTTCTAGGAGTGTAGCAAAAGCTCTACCATGTAGCACCTCTGACAAGTTTGATTCTGTTCCTGAAGAAGCTAGAATACCTAATGCTGCCAAGCCTTCTGTCACCAGTGCTCATGCAAAGAGTAAAAGGGCTACACCAAATTCTAGCTTGGAAAATTCTAAAAGCAGAGTTTTTCTAAATACAAGAGTTAATGGTCTTCAATCACGTGAGAATCACAATCATATGGATGGTAAAAGAACGTCCAGAATTAATACTGGGGAAGTTGTGAACAACTCGCAACATAAGAAAAGCTTAATAGGAGCTTCAGGTTCAATATTTAATGACGACAGTAATGAGTCTTCTATGAACGAATCTGATAATTCAGATGCCGGTACTAGAACTCCATCAGACAATTCATTGTCTTCTGACTACTCAGATGGAGAAAGCAATACAGATTTTAACTCATCACAAAATGGTATCTAATATGTGCCTTGTGGATTTATTACTTCTCATTATGGTTGAGTGCATTTTGTTGTCGGATCAAATTGTTTTGGAATGAGTGAGCATATAATGGATGATTGTTTTCTCATTTATTccttttaattgaaatttgccACAGGATTTCACAGCTGGAAAAGAGAGGGAGGTGGAAAAGCATTCACAAAACAATTGTAAGTTCCTCACATCATTATTAGTGATGGATTTAAAGCATCGATCATTCAAGTATAATTCACTTCCAATTCAAAACATTAGAAAGCAAGTTTACAAATTGATGTCTTTATAAAGAAATTGAATATGTATACTTCTTTTCATATGAGCACTCTTTAACTTTATCCTCTGCCTTTCATTTAAGCAGCTCTTCTGGCATGACCTTGGACACGATTCTTAGAAGTTCAAGCAGATACAAGAAGGCGAAGCTTACAGCTTCTCAATCACAAGCTGAGGACACAGAAAGCCAGCCTGTTGATTTTGTCCCTGATAGTCAACCAAACCCTTAATGGCCCTGCCATATTATCATGTCTATGTCCTCCAGGAGTTTTGTTTTTTAAGTGGTGGTCTGCAGAGACCTCCGCCGTGTTCCTGGAATTATTTTTGGCCGAGACAGTGAGGCA
This genomic interval from Manihot esculenta cultivar AM560-2 chromosome 12, M.esculenta_v8, whole genome shotgun sequence contains the following:
- the LOC110628856 gene encoding uncharacterized protein LOC110628856; translation: MIPFISMVKPSSATNSDDTTYHTVFIDTDLDTHLAMIVSSTDTVSDLKQKIMLQHAQCFPQIGDIQILALKVKRRGCYYHLSDSMLVKSAFHGINKTWFISVAASSVNKHDNNQHFLIPDCNNMVVCYGISCNGSVHGVNLLHDGYPRKLSSVIDKQHLEIPVAARLILDVAGNGEDARKDLEIRVEQMGDNHGIAKSVDINNGSDSHTLEKVDQCDNENEIQKTPIGGSKTSSRTGIEDVPGSLLLEGALETGHHAKKKPKGKSKSKHPIYDLALKEDISLPESGKNESQPETVVPQSFLENTVGTRNKNSIEEPSMVSYSDANRGMDSIMQGTTVLSEETRMLGRHDGSIYDKSRRNCNDVQCFKLVEDASQSKPAAKKKRKNEEGKKGEDLLKDDQTLISDSNKKMLENPTVSQQFLFDKMKNINARLDGSSTDTPEVVHLQSVDPTNEKRKKKKKSSNTLNQKIAAPSGTNVGEENRGDLRDLCEEFKAEFFSGQHIQSPLISEHGGVSLTEKDGNPLQEANTTLSSQEFDGSNRAAGSVKDRNIETVGPSKSSKKRKKTKKAKDTLSGTPSTSVTEQVKGSDIGTSPTKPHKAADGDHSGDNINKQESDISPKDRKEVSIAPHKADNGDHFGANVNMQEININPEDRKEVSGMDTISTSFLATDKEIDNVIQNVVESVQQIRKGQVDSQLMDGTSRKTTRKKRSSYKKKSAESEKVNENVGDKPAPADNIGEVAEVMKQAKLANADSTIQLHGSNLEGEKEITFDNDPHSPQSSQVKPHRLERNREGSCVKAVVHVNPSDSGHTKGNTDAKEVSCESNGIDFNDYFLPSQNSHKNGDSAEVLVDKATETRRVDGKMKVKVDKSKHDAHYHGPSPDMHSSQRLNENHAVGVNTQGDNSSTGELLSSVSNTKSENVVLQPNEEPLNASRSVAKALPCSTSDKFDSVPEEARIPNAAKPSVTSAHAKSKRATPNSSLENSKSRVFLNTRVNGLQSRENHNHMDGKRTSRINTGEVVNNSQHKKSLIGASGSIFNDDSNESSMNESDNSDAGTRTPSDNSLSSDYSDGESNTDFNSSQNGFHSWKREGGGKAFTKQFSSGMTLDTILRSSSRYKKAKLTASQSQAEDTESQPVDFVPDSQPNP